The DNA window CGTTGATGGATATGAAGAGATGCTTAGCATTCATTGCGGCGGGAGCACTGAAATAGCCGGAGGCTTCCTGGTAGCTGCTGTTGGACGGAAAGGTCGGATTCGAAAATCTGGCTGGTTTCGATAGTGTCGTCAGTGGTGGTGTAGGACTGGAAGGTGATCTGGTCGCTGCTGGCATCGATCCATGCCGAGGCATCGCGTCATTTGTGGCTAAAGAAAACGCGTCGTTTTCGGCAACCGTATATCCGGTATGGTTGGCGGCTTCGCGTTCGGGGACATCGGTGATGATTGCATTTTGCGCGGAGGTTCCGGTCGGACGCTCCAACGGATGCGACCGGATTGTCTTCGAATCCGCCGTTCCGGATGCTGGTGTTGTGGACGCTATTGGAAGGATCTCCATCGACGTAGTCGATCAGGACAAGGTTTGTTGTGGCATGGGGTTCTTTGTTCTCCAATTTCTCGGGCCATGTATTGCGAGGGGGAGTTGATGGGATTTATCAAAACTTTGTCGGGTGGGCATCTATCCGGCAACCCGGCCCTGCCTTAAGTTGCCTTCCAAAATGAGGTCACATTATCGCGAACCCATCGTTACCCGCGAAAGATATACTTTTACGGGATAAGAGGTCGGATGTCGAAGTTAGCGAAACTGTTTTCGGTAAGCTGTCGGAGTCATACCGGTTGCCTTTTTAAAGGCATGCGACAGATAGTTGTAATTGGAGTATCCGGAGGCTTCGGCTATTTCCTGTATCGGTAGGTCTGTTTCTGCCAGCAGTTCCTGTGCTCTATTCATTCTCAATTTGCGAATTTCTTCGCTCGGGGTTCGCTTGTACGTTTTCACGAATCGGCGTTCAAGCGACCTACGGCACATGGGAATGATTCTGTCGAGCTGCTCCATGGGGTTTGGTTCGCATGCATGGGCTTGAAGAAATTTCATGGCTTTCGCCAGGTCGGGATCTTCGACGGCGATGGTGTCAGTGGACTGCTGTTCCAAAATACCGAGAGGGGGAAGGTAGGTGTTGTCATTAGTAACTTTATCCCCTTGCATCATTCGGTGGAGCTGGGCTGCAGCCTGGTGGCCGATCTCTTCGGTAGGGGCAATCAGGCCCGACAACGGCGGATAGCAGGAGTTACAGATGATCTTGTCGAAACGGCTGCTCAGAATGGCAATGTCGTGGGGTACCGAAATATCTTCCTCCCGGCAACAGTCGGCGATCCAGGCGGCGCCGGTTACGCCACAGGAAAGAAGGCCGGTCGGTTTCGGGAGTTCATGCAACCAGGCAACTAACCTATCTTTCAGTTCACCGCGGTTTCCATAAATTTCGAAGAACTGGAAGGGAAGCTTGTAGGCAGCCACCGCCTGCTCAAAGGACTCGGTATATTTGATCGTCATGGGCGTACGTCTCGATCCCGCAAGAGCGATGCTGTGGAACCCCCGCTCAACAAAGAAATTTACGGCCATCTGCGTGCCAGCGGCATTGTCGGTCATCACGCTTGGTGCAAAAAGTCCGGGGGGCGGGGAGTCGT is part of the Pontiella agarivorans genome and encodes:
- a CDS encoding substrate-binding domain-containing protein; protein product: MKQEEHIPQVAILMNTENEWCSSLVNGIISYAQEAGPWNIWFRRASPRIFEHIPLDWKGDGIIARVANNSLAKEISKSGIPFVNVDDSPPPGLFAPSVMTDNAAGTQMAVNFFVERGFHSIALAGSRRTPMTIKYTESFEQAVAAYKLPFQFFEIYGNRGELKDRLVAWLHELPKPTGLLSCGVTGAAWIADCCREEDISVPHDIAILSSRFDKIICNSCYPPLSGLIAPTEEIGHQAAAQLHRMMQGDKVTNDNTYLPPLGILEQQSTDTIAVEDPDLAKAMKFLQAHACEPNPMEQLDRIIPMCRRSLERRFVKTYKRTPSEEIRKLRMNRAQELLAETDLPIQEIAEASGYSNYNYLSHAFKKATGMTPTAYRKQFR